TCGTCGCAGAGGAGGAAGGACTCCGGGTCGTGGGGAATCTCGAACTCGCCGGGCGTCTCCTCGTAGTACCGGCGCAGCATGTGGTCGAAGTTCACCGACGTGTGGTGCAGGTACACCGACACGAACATGTGGTAGCGGCTGAGCAGGAAGTCCTCGAACGCGAACGCCGCCGCGCGCGACAGGGCCAGCACCGCGCGCCCGTCCTTCACCGCAGGATTCAGGTTGGAGACGATCCAATCCATGTCGTACCGGCCGTAGTTCACGCCCGTGTAGAACGAGTCGCGCAGCAGGTAGTCCATCCGGTCCGCGTCCAGCTCACCGGAGACGATGGCGCGCAACAGCGGCGCCCAGTCCACGCCCTTGTACGTGAAGCCCGGGTCCTTGGGCGGCTTCGCGCCCGTAATCAGCGCCACCGCCGCCATGGGGGTGATGCCGCGCGGACCGAACTCCTTCTGGATGATGTCCGTCAGCGAGCTGTCCAACAGCAGCTTCGCCGTGTAGTCCTCGTGGGTCGCCTGCTCCCCTTCCGCCACGGAGTCCAGCCAGCCGGGCAGCCGCAGCAGCGACCGCCGGGGCGCGATGCGCTCGGACGCGTGCGACAGGGGCATGTGCCCCAGGTCATGGCAGAGCACCGCCAGGCGCACGGCGGTGCAGAAATGTTCACGCACATCGTCCGGCAGCTCGGAGCGGCTGGCCACGGCGTTGAAGACGCGCGAGGCGACGTACATGGCGCCCAGGCAGTGGGCATGGCGGGTGTGGGTGGCGCCGGGGAAGGCCATGTCCCCGAAGCCCAGCTGCCGCACGTAGCGCAGGCGCTGGTAGAAGCGACTGTCGATGACGGCCTTCTCCGGGTCGCTCACCGGGATGACGCCGTGAATGGGGTCGCGAATCCGCATGTCGTCCTTGTTGGGACCTGAAGCCGGGGGTGGCCGGTTTCCGCTCCAACGGGTCACCCACCGTAGCGCATACCTCGGCAGGCGGTAGCCCTGTGAGGGACCGACCGGCCACCACGCCACAGGCTGGGAAGGTCCGTGGGGACGTGCTAACCCTCGGGGCACTCCGAATGCACATCATCCTGCTGCACAATCGTGACCACGACCTCCTCGAGGACGACCCCGGGCGCGAAGCCCGCGAGGACGTGGTCCGGGTGGCCGAGAGCCTGGCCCACGCGCTCAGCCGGGACGGCGTGGTCGCCGAGCCGCTCGCCATCGAAGGAGACCGGCTGGACTTCGTGGAGGCCCTGCGCTTCCTCCAGCCCGACCTCGTGGTGAACCTCTGCGAGTCGCTGGCCGCCGACAGCCGCGGAGAGATGGCCGTCCCCTGCCTCCTGGACGCGCTCGGCCTGCCGTACACCGGCTCGTCCGCCCTGTCGCTGGGGCTGGCGCTGCACAAGCCCAAGGCCAAGGACGTGCTGCGCGCCCACGGCGTCTCCACTCCCGCATCCTTTGTCGTGCGCAAGCGCGAGGACGCACTGGCGGTGGACCTGCCGTGGCCGCTCATCGTGAAGCCCGCGCGCGAGGACGCCAGCGTGGGCATGGACTTCGACTCGGTGGTGACGGAGCGCTCGGCGCTCGTGCGGGCGTGCGAGTCCGTGCTGCGCACCTTCCATCAGCCCGCGCTGGTGGAGCAGTTCATCCCGGGACGCGAGGTCTACGTTCCGCTGTTGGGCAACAGCCCGCGACAGGCGCTGCCGCTCACGGAGATCCACTTCGGTCGCGCGTTCGACGACCGGCCGAACATCGTGTCGTACCGGGCCAAGTGGGAGGCGGAGTCACCGGAGTACCGGGACTCGCCCACGGGGCCCTGCCGGCTCGACGCAGTGCAGGAAGCGCGTTGCATCCAGACGGCGCTGGAAGCATTTGCAGCGCTGGATTGCCAGGACTATGGACGCGTGGACCTTCGGGTGTCGCCCGAGGGTGTGCCGTACGTCATCGACATCAACCCCAACTGCGACCTCCATCCGGGCGCGGGGTTCGCGAAGGCGGCGCAGGCCGCCGGCATGGACTACGCGGCCCTGGCCTCGCGCATCGTGGAGGTCGCTCTCGAAAGAGCCCATGGAAATCCGCACACTCGAAAGAAAGGACCGGGAACCGCTCGCCGCGTTGATCCGGCGAATCGAAACCTTCTCGCAGGAGGAGCAGGACTGCGCCATCGAGCTGGTTGACACCGCGCTCACGGCGGGCAACCGGGACTACTCCATCCTCGTGGCGGACCGCGGTCAGGACGGCGGCGGGCTGGTGGGGTACTGCTGCTACGGCCCCACGCCGATGACGGAGCACGCGTTCGACCTGTACTGGATCGCCTCCGCGCCGGAGGTGCGGGGCCAGGGTATTGGCGCGCAGCTCATCTCCTCCATGGAGGGCGACCTGCGCCGCCGCCGCGCGCGGCTCATCCGCGTGGAGACGAGCGCCACGGAGGCCTACGGACCCACGCGCGGCTTCTACGCGTCCATGAAGTACGGTGAGGAGGCGCGCATCCGCGACTTCTACAAGCAGGGTGACGACCTCATCATCCTGACCAAGCGCCTGTAATTCCCCCTCACGAGCGGGCAGATGCCTTCCATGAACCGACCGATGCGACGCACCCGTCTGGGATTGTTGAGCCTGCTCGCCCTGCTGACAGGGGCGCCCTCCCCCGCCTGGGCCCAGGCCCCTGCCGCGCTGAAGAACCAGGCGAAGGCCGCGGCGGCCAAGGCCCAGGCGAAGACCTCCCAGGCCCCGCAGGCCCAGGAGCTCTCCGACGCGCTGAAGGCCCCGCGCCCCAAGGGCGGCGAGTACTTCGGCCTGTACCTGATGGACAAGAAGGTGGGCTGGTTCTTCACGGACCTGACGGTGCTGCCGGGCAACAAGGCCCAGAGCATCAACGAGCTCATCTTCAAGGCGCAGGTGGGCACGCGCGTGTCGGAGCGCGTGCACCGCGAGGTGCGCGTCTACGAAGCGAAGCCGGGCGGCAAGCTGCTGTCCTTCACCGTCACGCAGAAGGGCGACGGCGGGGACAACGAGCTGGTGGGCACCGTGACGGGGGATTCCCTGCGCGTGGTGCGCAAGCGCCCGGGCCAGCCGGATGAAGTGCTCAAGCCCATGCCGCTGCCCAAGGAGACGATTGAGGACGCGGACCAGGCGCGCGTGGCGCTGCTTCGAGGCCAGAAGGTGGAGGGCTCGACGCTGGACGGCACGGACCTGGAGACCTACCGCACCGTCACCACGGTGGAGGCGCCCGAGGAGCAGATGCTGGGCGGCGTGAAGGTGAAGCTGTCGCGGGTGAGCACGCTGTCGGAGAAGGAGAAGGTCCCGGTGGCGGCCTTCCTGACGACGGACGGCAAGATGGTGCGGGTGGACTTCGGCCAGACGATGCAGGCGCGGGCCGAGTCCGAGTCGGTGGCGAAGCGGATGGACCTGGTGGAGGTCTTCGGCCTCACGCGCGTGGTGCTGCCCAAGCCGCTGCCCGCGAAGGCGCGCGAGGTGCCCGGCCAGGTGAAGCTGGTGATGAAGAACCTGCCGGAGAAGTTCCAGCAGGACACGTACCGGCAGAAGTACCAGCGGCTGCCGGATGGCCGCGTGGAGGTGACGCTGCTGGCGGCGCCGCCTTCGCCCAAGGGCCGCGTGGCCCGGCCGGTGGCGGACCCGGACGGTGGGGAGAACCTCAAGTCCACGCTCGCGGTGGAGGCGGACGCGCCGGCCATCAAGGCGCAGGCCAAGAGCATCATCCGCGAGGAGAAGGACGCGTACACGGCGGCGCGGATGCTGTCCGCGTGGGTGTACAGCAACCTGCAGAAGGACTACGGCGCCAGCGCGGACCGGGCCACGGACGTGCTGCGCCAGAAGAAGGGCGACTGCACGGAGCACTCGCTGCTCACGGTGGCGATGCTGCGCGCATCCGGCATCCCCGCGCGCCGCGTGGACGGCGTCATCTACATGGTGAACTCCGACGGCGTGCCCGCGCTGTACTGGCACGAGTGGGTGGAGGCCTTCGTGGGCGAGTGGACCCAGTTGGATCCCACGTTCAACCAGCCCGTCGCGGACGCCACGCACTTCTACGTGGGCTACGAGGGGAACGCGGAGATCACGCCCCTCATCGGTTCGCTCCAGGTCACGGACGTGAAGTAGTCCGGTGGGCGTGCTGCCCGGGCCGCCTCAGTGGCCCGGGGCCGCCACCAGCCGCTCCGCGAGCAGGCCCTGTTCGGTGATGGGCCGCTCGCAGACGAAGCCGCGGCAGAGGTACGCGGCGCCCTTCCCTTCCACCGGGTCGCGCCCCTCGAAGAGCTCCTGGAGGCGCGCGGGCGGCGGAGCGCTGGTGTCGTGCCAGCCGAAGGAGAACACGGGCGCGTAGGTGCGGTTCGCGGCGGCCAGCAGCGGGGCCACGGCCTCGCGAGTCCCCGCGAAGGTGACGCCGGACGCGCCGTCCACCAGCGAGTCCGCCGCGAGCCCCAGGTGGCCGTAGCCCATGGGGTTGCGCACCAGCTGGTCGTGCAGCTTGGCGACGTAGTGCTCCGGCTGGTCCAGGTGGCACACGTCGCC
This DNA window, taken from Corallococcus coralloides DSM 2259, encodes the following:
- a CDS encoding D-alanine--D-alanine ligase family protein, yielding MHIILLHNRDHDLLEDDPGREAREDVVRVAESLAHALSRDGVVAEPLAIEGDRLDFVEALRFLQPDLVVNLCESLAADSRGEMAVPCLLDALGLPYTGSSALSLGLALHKPKAKDVLRAHGVSTPASFVVRKREDALAVDLPWPLIVKPAREDASVGMDFDSVVTERSALVRACESVLRTFHQPALVEQFIPGREVYVPLLGNSPRQALPLTEIHFGRAFDDRPNIVSYRAKWEAESPEYRDSPTGPCRLDAVQEARCIQTALEAFAALDCQDYGRVDLRVSPEGVPYVIDINPNCDLHPGAGFAKAAQAAGMDYAALASRIVEVALERAHGNPHTRKKGPGTARRVDPANRNLLAGGAGLRHRAG
- a CDS encoding GNAT family N-acetyltransferase; the protein is MIRRIETFSQEEQDCAIELVDTALTAGNRDYSILVADRGQDGGGLVGYCCYGPTPMTEHAFDLYWIASAPEVRGQGIGAQLISSMEGDLRRRRARLIRVETSATEAYGPTRGFYASMKYGEEARIRDFYKQGDDLIILTKRL
- a CDS encoding transglutaminase-like domain-containing protein, with amino-acid sequence MRRTRLGLLSLLALLTGAPSPAWAQAPAALKNQAKAAAAKAQAKTSQAPQAQELSDALKAPRPKGGEYFGLYLMDKKVGWFFTDLTVLPGNKAQSINELIFKAQVGTRVSERVHREVRVYEAKPGGKLLSFTVTQKGDGGDNELVGTVTGDSLRVVRKRPGQPDEVLKPMPLPKETIEDADQARVALLRGQKVEGSTLDGTDLETYRTVTTVEAPEEQMLGGVKVKLSRVSTLSEKEKVPVAAFLTTDGKMVRVDFGQTMQARAESESVAKRMDLVEVFGLTRVVLPKPLPAKAREVPGQVKLVMKNLPEKFQQDTYRQKYQRLPDGRVEVTLLAAPPSPKGRVARPVADPDGGENLKSTLAVEADAPAIKAQAKSIIREEKDAYTAARMLSAWVYSNLQKDYGASADRATDVLRQKKGDCTEHSLLTVAMLRASGIPARRVDGVIYMVNSDGVPALYWHEWVEAFVGEWTQLDPTFNQPVADATHFYVGYEGNAEITPLIGSLQVTDVK
- a CDS encoding HD domain-containing protein yields the protein MRIRDPIHGVIPVSDPEKAVIDSRFYQRLRYVRQLGFGDMAFPGATHTRHAHCLGAMYVASRVFNAVASRSELPDDVREHFCTAVRLAVLCHDLGHMPLSHASERIAPRRSLLRLPGWLDSVAEGEQATHEDYTAKLLLDSSLTDIIQKEFGPRGITPMAAVALITGAKPPKDPGFTYKGVDWAPLLRAIVSGELDADRMDYLLRDSFYTGVNYGRYDMDWIVSNLNPAVKDGRAVLALSRAAAFAFEDFLLSRYHMFVSVYLHHTSVNFDHMLRRYYEETPGEFEIPHDPESFLLCDDAALWYTLRRSKNRWAERISRRQGFKLLAQFTERDTGYDLEVLNSALTSGGFEHYTVLSKGALSKYVGSSGGGGNPGLFILDVSTGRLTEVARYTPLYQRYSGAVRLTRLYVRPDQAERAREMMGRLLGQTTQP